From a single Collibacillus ludicampi genomic region:
- a CDS encoding superoxide dismutase gives MYQHQVDSSYFDFQQAQQLREWYYKEVLDRLDTVIDRIPSVNRTREEVRSFLKYANMMYTRSQDLLNKLDALIPQLSNEEMRKHKFEYSNILNSDVPSQIENGHLPLVQLVSRHEDDHPFSIERTYYQSIPIGGHILPPLPYPYDALEPYIDEKTMRIHHDSHHKSYVEGLNKAENEMLKARESGDFSLIKHWEREAAFNGAGHYLHTIFWNTMNPRGGGEATGEIAHEINRTFGGFQKFKLHFSAAAEKVEGSGWAMLIWSPRSHRVEILQVEKHQNLSQHDIVPLMVLDVWEHAYYLKYQNNRRSYIDAWWNIVNWDEINRRFKQARNLRWQPF, from the coding sequence GTGTATCAACACCAGGTGGATTCTTCATACTTTGATTTCCAGCAGGCACAACAACTCAGAGAGTGGTACTACAAGGAAGTTCTCGACCGGTTAGACACCGTTATAGATCGAATTCCCAGTGTCAATCGAACTCGAGAAGAGGTACGTAGCTTTTTAAAATACGCGAACATGATGTACACTCGCTCACAAGATCTACTTAATAAATTAGATGCACTGATTCCTCAACTATCAAATGAAGAAATGAGAAAACATAAGTTTGAATATTCAAATATACTCAACTCTGATGTTCCTTCGCAGATTGAAAATGGTCATCTACCTCTCGTCCAACTTGTCAGTAGACATGAAGATGATCATCCGTTTTCTATTGAAAGAACCTATTATCAATCCATCCCGATTGGTGGACATATCCTTCCACCACTTCCCTATCCTTATGATGCATTGGAACCCTATATTGATGAAAAAACCATGCGTATACATCATGATAGTCATCATAAATCCTATGTAGAAGGATTAAATAAAGCAGAGAATGAAATGCTGAAAGCTAGGGAAAGCGGCGATTTTTCTTTAATTAAGCATTGGGAAAGAGAAGCGGCATTCAATGGAGCTGGACATTATTTGCATACTATATTTTGGAATACTATGAATCCTAGAGGAGGCGGAGAAGCAACAGGAGAAATCGCTCACGAAATCAATCGCACATTTGGCGGTTTTCAAAAATTTAAGCTACATTTTTCAGCGGCAGCAGAGAAGGTAGAAGGTTCCGGATGGGCCATGCTTATTTGGTCTCCTCGTTCACATCGAGTTGAAATTTTACAAGTGGAAAAACATCAAAACCTCTCCCAACATGATATTGTTCCGTTGATGGTTCTTGATGTTTGGGAACATGCCTATTATTTAAAATATCAAAATAACCGACGTTCCTACATTGATGCTTGGTGGAATATCGTGAATTGGGATGAAATAAATAGGCGTTTTAAGCAAGCACGAAACCTACGTTGGCAACCGTTCTAA
- a CDS encoding M20/M25/M40 family metallo-hydrolase: MKAWLLAAAKEDEWLQEVEPEITFFGFHAEGVLLDEDMEIFYTLKNAHKKTTGEELQYFVSTCTTDIRFYNLYYGIPATCYGPVGGNMHGADEWVDLPSVKSVSKTYAAFILDWCGVRN, encoded by the coding sequence GTGAAAGCGTGGTTACTTGCGGCGGCAAAAGAAGATGAGTGGCTGCAAGAGGTGGAACCGGAAATTACTTTCTTCGGGTTCCATGCGGAAGGTGTTTTGCTTGACGAAGACATGGAAATATTTTATACTTTGAAGAATGCCCATAAGAAGACTACAGGCGAAGAGCTGCAGTATTTTGTATCGACATGCACAACGGACATTCGCTTCTACAATTTGTATTACGGTATTCCTGCGACCTGTTATGGCCCTGTTGGTGGCAATATGCACGGTGCGGACGAATGGGTGGATCTTCCGAGTGTCAAATCGGTATCCAAAACCTATGCAGCGTTTATTTTGGATTGGTGTGGGGTAAGGAACTGA
- a CDS encoding FMN-binding negative transcriptional regulator, whose translation MYIPKAFEVNEKRKLVNFIKDNSFGILFTQNENGPFATHLPFLIDESKYDNGVLMSHMAKANPHWKDLGDKEVLVVFSGPHAYISPSWYGEFNTVPTWNYVAVHVYGEFKVIDDKEEAKKIIEDTVNFYESSLPNPWLVNFEDKFINELMNGLVTFEIKINKVEGKWKLSQNHSIQRQQNLVNGLLSSNKYNSLEIAKLIEENIRLDAHSKE comes from the coding sequence ATGTATATACCTAAGGCTTTTGAGGTCAATGAAAAAAGGAAATTAGTAAATTTTATTAAAGATAATAGTTTTGGGATTTTATTTACTCAAAATGAGAATGGTCCTTTTGCAACACATTTGCCTTTTTTAATTGATGAGAGTAAATACGATAACGGTGTTCTAATGAGTCATATGGCGAAAGCAAACCCTCATTGGAAGGATTTAGGGGATAAAGAAGTCCTTGTTGTTTTTTCTGGTCCTCATGCCTATATTTCTCCGTCATGGTATGGGGAATTCAATACCGTACCTACTTGGAATTATGTAGCTGTTCATGTGTACGGAGAATTTAAGGTAATTGATGATAAAGAAGAAGCAAAAAAAATTATAGAAGATACTGTTAACTTTTATGAATCATCGTTGCCTAACCCTTGGTTAGTAAATTTTGAAGATAAGTTTATAAATGAATTGATGAATGGTTTGGTTACTTTTGAGATAAAAATTAATAAGGTTGAGGGGAAATGGAAGTTAAGTCAAAATCATTCAATACAGAGACAACAAAACTTGGTTAATGGTTTACTATCCAGTAATAAATACAATTCCTTAGAAATAGCAAAATTAATAGAAGAAAATATTAGATTGGATGCACATTCGAAAGAATGA
- a CDS encoding GNAT family N-acetyltransferase, whose product MRTLLLTSSLRRKHPRSGGKRIQIQILQARGVGRALFTHALQRASHLDAKYMEWAAERHAVGFYEHMGGKHILDYPTRLEGPIRFSESE is encoded by the coding sequence GTGCGTACTCTATTATTAACATCTTCTCTCCGGAGAAAACATCCTCGCAGTGGAGGTAAACGAATACAAATTCAGATCTTACAGGCTAGGGGTGTTGGTCGTGCCCTCTTCACCCATGCACTCCAGCGTGCCTCTCATTTGGACGCGAAGTACATGGAGTGGGCAGCCGAACGTCATGCAGTAGGTTTCTACGAACATATGGGGGGAAAACATATCCTTGACTATCCGACGAGACTTGAAGGCCCAATCCGATTTTCAGAATCGGAGTAA
- a CDS encoding acetyl-CoA hydrolase/transferase family protein, with protein MKAAYQAKRKHISQILDAIPDGADLIIPLANGEPDSLLQAIDEQGTRWKNVRIHQMHDLKDRAYIQGEYKGHIQYISYFLSHASRKSFLNGTCDLIPNHFHQMPQILRQTARNPIVLAQSSPMDEEGYFSLGTNADYVATFIGEAPIYLEVNQQMPRSFGQNQVHISQIEGFIEVDRPLHEVHSTTITDVERRIGEFVAERICDGDTIQAGIGGIPDAVIESLTQHRDLGVHTELLTDGMVHLFEKGVFTGSQKRTHPGKMVATFALGSKHLYEFMHENDVICLLPVDQTNDPRYIAFEDNMVSINATTEVDLFGQCASETIAGRYYSSSGGQVDFVTGTRFAKNGRSFLCLRSTVKQESITCIKVLLTTGSIVTTSKNDVDHIVTEYGVAELRGKSLSERAKALIRIAHPKFRDELTYEAKKSGILI; from the coding sequence TTGAAAGCAGCTTACCAAGCTAAACGTAAGCACATATCACAAATCTTGGATGCAATTCCTGACGGGGCGGATCTGATTATCCCCTTGGCCAATGGGGAACCGGATTCATTGCTTCAAGCGATCGATGAACAAGGGACCCGATGGAAAAACGTGCGAATCCATCAAATGCATGATTTGAAAGACCGTGCCTATATACAAGGCGAATACAAAGGCCATATCCAATACATCAGTTACTTTCTGAGTCACGCTTCACGGAAGTCATTTTTAAACGGAACATGCGACTTGATACCCAACCATTTTCATCAGATGCCTCAAATTCTGCGACAAACGGCCCGAAATCCCATTGTTCTTGCCCAGAGCTCACCAATGGATGAAGAAGGTTACTTTTCTCTTGGTACCAATGCGGACTATGTAGCGACTTTCATCGGAGAAGCGCCCATCTATCTGGAAGTTAATCAGCAGATGCCTAGATCATTCGGACAAAATCAAGTGCACATCAGTCAAATCGAAGGATTTATTGAAGTAGATCGTCCGTTGCATGAGGTTCATTCCACGACTATCACCGATGTGGAGCGTAGAATCGGAGAGTTCGTGGCCGAACGAATTTGTGACGGAGATACGATACAGGCGGGGATCGGCGGCATTCCGGATGCAGTCATTGAGTCATTAACGCAGCATCGGGATTTAGGGGTGCATACCGAACTTTTGACGGATGGCATGGTTCATTTATTTGAAAAAGGCGTCTTTACGGGGAGTCAAAAACGAACCCATCCTGGAAAGATGGTCGCGACGTTCGCGTTGGGTTCAAAGCATTTGTATGAATTTATGCATGAAAACGATGTGATTTGCTTGTTACCGGTCGATCAGACCAATGATCCACGCTACATTGCCTTCGAAGATAATATGGTATCGATTAACGCCACAACGGAAGTGGATCTGTTCGGTCAATGTGCTTCAGAAACCATTGCAGGCCGATACTACAGTTCTTCCGGTGGGCAAGTAGACTTCGTCACGGGGACTCGATTTGCGAAAAACGGAAGGAGCTTTTTGTGCTTACGTTCTACGGTTAAGCAGGAGTCGATTACCTGCATCAAAGTATTGTTGACGACAGGCTCCATCGTGACGACATCCAAAAACGATGTGGACCACATCGTTACAGAGTATGGAGTCGCCGAACTCCGTGGTAAAAGTCTTTCGGAACGGGCCAAAGCGTTAATCCGGATTGCGCATCCAAAGTTTCGGGATGAATTAACTTATGAAGCGAAGAAAAGTGGAATCCTGATCTGA
- a CDS encoding ArsR/SmtB family transcription factor gives MKRLTPSTEEALELFRQCTPLFQALGDRIRQSIILLLAEHESLNVNQIAEQIPLSRPAISHHLKILRETGLVLVNRKGTENFYSLEVEESIKLLKKLIQAVEETCF, from the coding sequence ATGAAACGATTAACTCCCTCAACTGAGGAAGCCTTAGAACTTTTTCGTCAATGTACTCCGCTTTTTCAAGCATTAGGTGACCGCATTCGTCAAAGCATTATCCTTCTCCTTGCGGAACATGAGTCTTTAAATGTTAATCAGATCGCTGAGCAGATTCCCTTGTCAAGACCGGCGATTTCCCATCATCTCAAGATTTTGCGGGAAACAGGGTTGGTCTTAGTGAACCGAAAGGGAACGGAAAATTTCTACTCCCTTGAAGTCGAGGAATCAATAAAGTTGTTAAAAAAACTTATCCAAGCGGTTGAAGAAACTTGCTTTTAA
- a CDS encoding SDR family NAD(P)-dependent oxidoreductase, whose product MKETVLITGASYGIGKELAELYAKDGYHLVLIARSKDKLQKLAEDFSAKYKIEVKVILKDLEDPSKAYEIYEEVRKEGIQVDYLVNNAGFGLYGEFIKTELHDELNMIDLNIKTLTALTKLFLPEMIRNRRGGILNVASTAAFQPGPLMAVYYATKAYVLSFTEALANELKGTGVKVTALCPGPTETGFSERAHLEQSKLFQTGVMCARDVARIGYKGFLQGKTLVIPGFKNRLLSFCVRFLPRKAVTQIVRHIQEWKPANSIHSSNTVSK is encoded by the coding sequence ATGAAAGAAACAGTGCTGATTACAGGGGCTTCATACGGAATCGGAAAGGAATTGGCCGAACTTTATGCAAAAGATGGATATCATCTGGTCCTGATTGCACGCAGTAAAGATAAACTGCAAAAACTCGCGGAGGATTTTTCCGCTAAATACAAGATTGAAGTGAAGGTCATCTTGAAAGATTTGGAGGATCCATCCAAAGCGTACGAAATCTATGAAGAAGTAAGAAAAGAAGGGATCCAAGTCGATTATTTGGTGAATAATGCTGGCTTTGGATTATATGGCGAGTTTATAAAAACGGAACTCCATGACGAGCTAAATATGATCGACCTGAATATAAAAACGCTGACAGCGTTGACCAAACTATTTTTGCCTGAGATGATTCGCAATCGGCGTGGAGGCATTCTTAACGTGGCTTCGACAGCGGCATTTCAACCGGGACCTCTCATGGCCGTCTATTACGCGACAAAAGCCTATGTCTTGTCATTCACAGAAGCTTTGGCCAATGAACTGAAAGGTACCGGGGTCAAGGTAACGGCTTTATGTCCAGGACCGACTGAAACCGGGTTCAGCGAAAGGGCCCATTTGGAACAATCGAAGTTGTTTCAAACTGGCGTAATGTGTGCAAGAGACGTGGCACGAATTGGCTACAAAGGATTTCTTCAAGGAAAAACACTCGTCATTCCCGGATTCAAAAACCGTCTCCTGTCATTTTGCGTAAGATTCCTGCCACGCAAAGCAGTGACACAGATCGTCCGTCACATACAAGAATGGAAACCTGCAAATTCCATTCATTCGTCGAATACAGTGTCAAAATAA
- a CDS encoding L-lactate permease: protein MWTQNFDPLHHIGISALVAAIPIYFLFYALAVRRMKGHVAGVLTAILAILVAVVEYRMPVSLALGSTVYGALYGLFPIGWIVVTAVFLYNVTVKTGQFAVIKESIARITDDRRLQAVLIGFSFGAFLEGAAGFGAPVAIAAGMLTGVGFHPLYAASLCLIANTAPVAFGAIGIPIITAGAVTGLDANGISAMVGRQLPLLSLLVPFWLVKIMCGWKGVKEVWPALLVSGGSFALTQWFTSNFMGPMLPDILSSVISMIATGLVLKVWKPKHVWRFPNDEVEPTTVRRQITAGDVLKAWSPFLILTLFVGDWGIQAVKNLLERVTVKFHFPLVDGAILAPNGKAISVIYTFNWLSAAGTAILLSALLSMMILRVSLMDGARIFADTIRQLAKPLMTIMAVLGFAFLANYSGMSTTMGKALTVTGSAFTFLSPFLGWLGGFITGSDTSANALFAQLQAVTAANLHLPQVLMVAANSSGGVTGKMISPQSIAVAAAAVGLIGKEGELFRFTVKHSLFFAAIIGGITTLEAYVFPSLIPETKKAVSTVGGAASTGTGIWILLLSLLLVVLSAVWANRRKKAQG, encoded by the coding sequence ATGTGGACGCAAAATTTTGATCCGCTGCATCACATCGGCATCTCCGCGCTCGTGGCCGCGATTCCCATTTATTTTCTTTTCTATGCGTTGGCCGTGCGACGTATGAAGGGGCATGTGGCTGGTGTCCTGACAGCCATTCTGGCGATCCTCGTGGCTGTTGTCGAATATCGGATGCCGGTGTCCCTGGCGCTTGGCAGCACTGTTTATGGGGCATTATACGGTTTATTTCCTATCGGATGGATCGTGGTAACCGCCGTTTTCCTGTACAACGTGACGGTGAAAACCGGTCAATTTGCTGTGATCAAAGAGTCGATCGCCCGGATCACAGACGACCGGAGATTACAGGCCGTTCTCATTGGTTTTTCGTTCGGAGCGTTTCTGGAAGGGGCGGCCGGGTTTGGAGCGCCCGTCGCCATCGCGGCGGGAATGCTGACGGGGGTGGGTTTCCATCCGCTTTACGCGGCGAGCCTTTGCCTGATCGCCAACACGGCGCCTGTCGCATTCGGGGCGATTGGTATCCCAATCATCACCGCGGGGGCGGTAACGGGACTGGACGCTAACGGGATCAGTGCCATGGTTGGTCGCCAGCTTCCCTTGCTCAGTCTGCTTGTCCCGTTCTGGCTGGTCAAGATCATGTGCGGCTGGAAAGGGGTCAAAGAAGTGTGGCCCGCACTTCTGGTCAGTGGCGGATCCTTCGCGCTGACCCAATGGTTCACCTCCAATTTCATGGGTCCGATGCTTCCTGATATCCTCTCTTCCGTCATTTCCATGATCGCCACAGGGCTGGTATTGAAAGTCTGGAAACCGAAACATGTGTGGCGTTTTCCCAATGATGAGGTGGAACCAACAACCGTCCGCAGGCAGATCACGGCGGGCGACGTGCTGAAAGCTTGGTCTCCGTTTTTGATTCTGACCCTCTTCGTGGGAGACTGGGGCATTCAAGCGGTCAAGAATCTGCTCGAGAGAGTGACCGTCAAATTTCATTTTCCGCTCGTGGATGGGGCGATCCTCGCGCCGAACGGGAAAGCGATCAGTGTGATCTATACGTTCAACTGGCTGTCCGCCGCCGGTACGGCCATTCTTCTCTCCGCGCTGCTGTCGATGATGATCCTGAGAGTATCCCTTATGGATGGGGCGCGCATCTTCGCAGACACGATTCGCCAACTGGCAAAACCCTTGATGACGATCATGGCAGTGCTTGGATTTGCTTTTCTCGCCAATTATTCGGGGATGAGCACGACCATGGGGAAAGCCCTGACTGTCACAGGTTCCGCGTTCACCTTTCTTTCCCCGTTTCTCGGTTGGCTGGGGGGCTTTATCACGGGGAGCGACACGTCGGCCAACGCCCTGTTTGCGCAGCTGCAGGCCGTGACAGCTGCCAACCTCCACCTTCCGCAAGTGCTGATGGTGGCGGCCAACTCTTCGGGCGGGGTGACCGGGAAGATGATCTCGCCGCAGTCGATCGCCGTGGCCGCCGCCGCTGTCGGTCTGATCGGCAAGGAAGGCGAGTTGTTTCGCTTCACCGTCAAACACAGCCTGTTTTTCGCCGCCATCATCGGGGGCATCACCACGCTCGAGGCGTACGTCTTCCCGTCACTGATTCCGGAGACGAAGAAAGCGGTTTCAACAGTTGGCGGCGCGGCATCGACTGGAACGGGGATCTGGATCCTGCTTCTGTCACTGCTATTGGTCGTACTCTCGGCTGTATGGGCGAATCGAAGGAAAAAGGCGCAGGGATAA
- a CDS encoding FAD-binding oxidoreductase, whose protein sequence is MLRSDWKEILSEQQMQEEVTHPFGNEGRCTVYPESEEEIAEILRYANEKGLCVIPVGGGRKRHGGVRDKVDLQLSLSAMKGIVEHSAGDMVVTLRAGTKVREASEFLSHFGQMIPLDPPHPHRSTVGGVIAANESGPKRLRYGSARDHVLGMRVVLPNGQIIRTGGKVVKNVAGYDMNKLLIGSMGTLGIITEMTLKLRPLPKYESLILLSFSRNDIQVLQDYVRTLLDSPLEPVSLELLSPALSQKLTGMDGYTLVVAFEDVEPAVRDQEAWVLSHRPAGTERQILRQEEAAVWWGEFVSIPPQTAINDPQGADVALKIGSLNRDVPAILSFCDQHHGRALAVEAHGGGGHGITRVFLKGDEGDIAMFVQEMRAFLKQRGGYAVVQHAPLSFRRRVDVWGEKPASFPLMEGIKRAFDPHQILNPNRFVGGL, encoded by the coding sequence ATGTTACGGAGCGATTGGAAGGAAATCCTGTCCGAACAGCAGATGCAGGAGGAGGTGACTCACCCCTTCGGGAACGAGGGGCGCTGTACCGTATATCCGGAATCGGAAGAGGAAATCGCCGAGATATTGAGGTATGCCAACGAAAAAGGGCTCTGCGTGATCCCGGTCGGTGGGGGACGAAAAAGGCATGGGGGTGTACGAGATAAGGTGGATCTGCAGCTCTCTCTTTCCGCCATGAAAGGAATCGTGGAGCATTCTGCGGGGGATATGGTGGTCACGCTGCGGGCAGGGACGAAAGTCAGGGAGGCATCCGAATTCCTCTCCCACTTTGGACAAATGATTCCCCTCGATCCACCCCATCCGCATCGGTCGACGGTCGGCGGTGTGATTGCTGCCAATGAAAGCGGTCCCAAACGCTTGCGTTACGGCTCTGCAAGGGACCATGTTCTCGGGATGCGCGTCGTCCTTCCGAACGGACAGATCATCCGTACCGGCGGAAAAGTGGTCAAGAATGTGGCGGGGTACGACATGAACAAGTTGTTGATCGGTTCCATGGGCACGCTGGGTATCATCACGGAAATGACGCTGAAGTTACGCCCGCTCCCCAAATATGAGAGCCTGATTCTTCTTTCCTTTTCCAGAAATGACATACAGGTCTTGCAGGACTACGTACGTACGTTGCTCGACTCGCCGCTCGAACCGGTTTCCTTGGAATTGCTCAGCCCGGCCCTGAGTCAAAAACTGACGGGAATGGACGGGTATACGCTCGTCGTCGCTTTTGAAGATGTGGAACCTGCAGTGCGCGACCAGGAGGCGTGGGTCCTGTCCCATCGTCCTGCGGGGACCGAACGGCAGATTTTGCGGCAGGAAGAGGCGGCCGTTTGGTGGGGGGAATTTGTCTCCATTCCCCCGCAAACGGCGATAAACGACCCGCAAGGGGCGGATGTGGCCCTGAAAATCGGTAGTCTGAATAGGGATGTGCCCGCAATCCTATCATTTTGCGATCAGCATCACGGTCGCGCGCTCGCCGTCGAAGCGCACGGCGGGGGTGGGCACGGGATCACTCGCGTTTTCCTCAAGGGGGATGAAGGAGATATCGCCATGTTCGTTCAGGAGATGCGTGCGTTTCTGAAGCAGCGGGGAGGTTATGCTGTCGTTCAGCATGCACCTCTTTCGTTCCGACGGCGTGTTGACGTCTGGGGAGAGAAGCCAGCCTCTTTTCCCTTAATGGAAGGGATCAAGCGAGCCTTCGACCCCCATCAGATTCTGAATCCGAACCGTTTTGTAGGAGGTTTGTGA
- a CDS encoding (Fe-S)-binding protein, whose translation MNLREEAASDARVHFRWDDPPREDLYSACVHCGMCLEACPTYVETGLEHQSPRGRVYLIKAVAEGRMEINEHFSDPIFTCLDCRACETACPSNVQVGQLIEEARGQIRQAIPLTGWKAAVQAFFLRGIFPHPRRLLLLGRMTRWYQKSGLGKALRQTGVLKVLPSHLQEMETVLPPIHPPVTQRFPEVIPARGTVRKRVALLTGCVMDVVFAEVHEATVHVLTRNGYEVLLPRGQRCCGALHIHAGDRETGKTLARQNIDAFLAAEVDAILVNAAGCGAALKEYGELLHNDPMYREKAKRFSAKVEDVSRFLYVNGYEKPKGRLDTRVAYHDACHLAHAQGIRLEPRRLLGEIPGVELVEMPEADRCCGSAGIYNLTHPDMAGKLLEEKMRNVPEEADYIAMGNPGCMLQMAVGVRRLGRKQKVVHTLQLLHWSYMKEQDTRY comes from the coding sequence ATGAACTTGAGGGAAGAAGCGGCGTCAGACGCAAGAGTCCATTTCCGCTGGGATGATCCGCCGAGGGAAGACCTGTATTCGGCCTGTGTCCACTGTGGCATGTGTCTCGAAGCATGCCCCACGTACGTCGAAACGGGACTTGAGCACCAGTCCCCGCGCGGACGGGTCTATTTGATCAAAGCGGTGGCGGAAGGCCGTATGGAAATTAACGAACATTTCAGCGACCCGATTTTTACCTGCTTGGATTGCCGGGCTTGTGAAACGGCCTGTCCATCCAATGTGCAGGTCGGACAATTAATTGAGGAAGCGCGGGGGCAGATCCGACAGGCGATTCCGCTGACCGGATGGAAGGCAGCCGTCCAGGCCTTCTTCCTCCGGGGGATCTTCCCCCATCCCCGGCGTTTGCTCCTGTTGGGCCGCATGACTCGTTGGTATCAGAAAAGCGGCCTGGGCAAGGCGCTCCGCCAAACGGGCGTGCTCAAAGTCCTGCCGTCGCATCTGCAGGAGATGGAAACCGTTTTGCCGCCGATTCATCCGCCGGTAACGCAAAGATTTCCCGAGGTCATACCCGCACGGGGGACTGTTCGAAAGCGGGTGGCCTTGCTCACCGGTTGCGTGATGGATGTCGTTTTTGCGGAGGTTCATGAAGCGACCGTGCATGTCCTGACTCGGAACGGCTACGAAGTCCTGCTGCCGCGCGGGCAGCGATGTTGCGGTGCCCTTCACATCCACGCAGGGGACCGGGAAACGGGGAAAACATTGGCGCGGCAAAATATCGACGCCTTTTTGGCGGCTGAGGTGGACGCCATTCTGGTCAATGCGGCCGGTTGCGGAGCTGCCCTCAAAGAGTACGGGGAATTGCTGCACAACGATCCGATGTACCGGGAAAAAGCGAAACGTTTTTCCGCAAAGGTCGAGGATGTGTCCCGGTTTTTATATGTGAACGGATATGAAAAACCGAAAGGCCGGCTGGACACCCGTGTCGCTTACCATGACGCGTGCCATCTGGCACATGCGCAGGGGATTCGCCTGGAACCGCGCCGGCTTTTGGGGGAGATCCCCGGGGTGGAGTTGGTGGAGATGCCGGAGGCGGACCGTTGTTGTGGAAGCGCGGGGATCTATAATCTGACCCATCCGGACATGGCGGGAAAATTATTGGAGGAGAAGATGAGGAACGTGCCGGAGGAAGCGGACTATATCGCCATGGGCAATCCGGGATGCATGTTGCAGATGGCGGTGGGGGTCCGGCGGCTGGGAAGGAAACAGAAAGTGGTGCATACCCTGCAGCTTCTTCATTGGTCGTACATGAAGGAACAGGATACGAGATACTGA
- a CDS encoding FAD-linked oxidase C-terminal domain-containing protein: MPPEDSVIQGLIQLVGPGAVLHRQEDLMAYECDGYTVHKAVPRAVVFPSTTEEVSAVVKFLHQRKISFVPRGAGTGLSGGAIPLNGEVIISLVRMKKLLHVDYENRRAVVQPGFVNLKLTHSIAGKGYYYAPDPSSQYACTIGGNVAENAGGAHCLKYGVTTNHILGLEVVLADGEVVEFGGMPDQPGYDLVGLLTGSEGTLGIVTKITVRILKNPEGKKTVLAYFDRVQDASQAVSDIIAAGIVPAALEMMDRIAIEGVEAGNYPVGHPKDLEALLLIEVDGIIAGLDEQIDEIRKICHKRNVREIKVAADEQERGRWWANRKTAFAAMGAISPDYLVQDGVIPRSRLPEVLAKIDEISRQSGLRIANVFHAGDGNLHPLILYDARIPGQTQLAVDVGSRVLQACAEVGGSITGEHGVGIEKLEEMRLIFTDEELAAQIRIRDVFNPHQLLNPGKLFPTPGRCAEMKKGTQTERGRSS, translated from the coding sequence ATGCCGCCGGAGGATTCTGTCATTCAGGGGTTGATTCAGTTGGTCGGCCCGGGGGCTGTCTTGCATCGGCAAGAAGATCTGATGGCGTATGAATGCGACGGGTATACGGTTCACAAAGCGGTTCCACGGGCGGTCGTTTTTCCTTCGACGACCGAGGAGGTTTCCGCTGTTGTGAAATTCCTGCATCAACGGAAAATCTCGTTCGTTCCGCGGGGAGCGGGAACCGGGTTGAGCGGCGGGGCCATTCCTCTGAACGGGGAAGTGATCATCAGCCTCGTCAGAATGAAGAAGTTGTTGCACGTGGATTATGAGAACCGGAGGGCTGTCGTTCAACCCGGTTTTGTCAACCTGAAATTGACCCACTCGATCGCCGGCAAGGGATATTATTATGCGCCGGATCCCTCCAGCCAGTATGCCTGCACCATCGGCGGCAATGTGGCGGAAAATGCCGGCGGCGCCCACTGCTTAAAGTACGGCGTGACGACCAACCATATCCTAGGCTTGGAAGTGGTGCTCGCGGACGGGGAAGTGGTGGAATTCGGCGGGATGCCAGACCAGCCGGGTTATGATCTGGTGGGCCTCCTTACAGGTTCGGAGGGGACGCTGGGGATCGTGACGAAGATCACGGTGCGGATCCTGAAAAATCCGGAGGGGAAAAAGACGGTTCTGGCCTATTTTGACCGGGTGCAGGACGCCAGCCAGGCGGTTTCCGATATCATTGCGGCCGGCATTGTTCCCGCCGCTCTGGAAATGATGGACCGGATCGCCATCGAGGGGGTGGAAGCGGGCAATTATCCCGTCGGGCATCCGAAAGATCTGGAGGCGCTCCTGTTGATCGAAGTCGATGGGATCATTGCCGGTCTTGATGAGCAGATCGACGAAATCCGGAAGATCTGTCACAAGCGGAATGTGCGGGAGATCAAAGTGGCGGCCGATGAGCAGGAACGGGGGAGATGGTGGGCCAACCGGAAGACGGCATTCGCGGCGATGGGAGCCATTTCCCCCGATTATCTGGTCCAGGACGGCGTGATTCCGCGGAGCCGGCTGCCGGAAGTATTGGCCAAAATCGATGAGATCAGCAGGCAATCGGGCCTGCGCATCGCCAACGTATTTCATGCGGGTGATGGAAATCTGCATCCCCTGATTCTGTATGATGCGAGGATTCCCGGGCAGACCCAACTGGCGGTCGATGTGGGCAGCCGCGTGTTGCAGGCGTGTGCGGAAGTAGGCGGTTCGATCACCGGGGAGCACGGGGTCGGGATTGAAAAGCTGGAAGAGATGCGGCTGATTTTCACGGATGAGGAATTGGCCGCCCAGATCCGTATCCGCGACGTCTTCAACCCGCATCAACTGTTGAATCCCGGGAAACTGTTTCCGACCCCGGGACGTTGTGCGGAAATGAAAAAAGGGACTCAAACGGAAAGAGGGCGCTCGTCATGA